From the genome of Flavobacterium ovatum, one region includes:
- the gpmI gene encoding 2,3-bisphosphoglycerate-independent phosphoglycerate mutase → MNKKVILMILDGWGKSPDPKVSAIDNANVPFINSLYKKYPSAQLRTDGLHVGLPEGQMGNSEVGHMNLGAGRIVYQDLAKINLAVANKTLAKEQVLKDAFQFAKDNNKKVHFLGLVSDGGVHSHTSHLRGLIDSTQDYGLENVFIHAFTDGRDVDPKSGKKYIQDLQDYIAPTSVKIASVIGRYYAMDRDKRWERVKLAYDLMVNGLGTHSKDIVASIEASYNDNVTDEFIHPTCVVGVDDKPIATIQEDDVVIFFNFRTDRGRELTEALSQQDFHEQNMHKLNLYYVTLTNYDETYSNVKVVYNKDNITETLGEVLEKAGKKQIRIAETEKYPHVTFFFSGGREEPFIGESRILKNSPKVATYDLQPEMSANELTDALVPEIEKGDVDFVCLNFANGDMVGHTGIMAAAILACEAVDKCVERVINAAVANDYTVLVIADHGNCETMINPDGSPNTAHTTNPVPFILIDKEIKKVNDGVLGDIAPTILELMGVAKPTVMTQHSLL, encoded by the coding sequence CTTAATGATATTAGATGGTTGGGGAAAATCTCCTGACCCAAAAGTATCCGCAATTGACAACGCTAACGTACCTTTTATAAACAGTCTTTACAAAAAATACCCTAGCGCACAACTTCGCACAGACGGTTTACATGTTGGACTTCCTGAAGGACAAATGGGAAACAGTGAAGTAGGGCACATGAACCTTGGCGCTGGAAGAATTGTTTATCAAGATTTAGCTAAAATTAATTTGGCTGTAGCCAATAAAACCTTAGCGAAAGAACAAGTACTTAAAGACGCTTTTCAATTTGCGAAAGACAATAATAAAAAAGTACATTTTTTAGGATTAGTATCTGATGGTGGCGTTCACTCTCATACTTCGCATTTGCGCGGTTTGATTGATTCGACACAAGATTACGGCCTTGAAAATGTATTCATACACGCCTTTACAGATGGACGTGACGTTGATCCTAAATCAGGAAAGAAATATATTCAGGACTTACAAGATTACATTGCTCCTACTTCAGTAAAAATAGCCTCCGTTATTGGTCGTTACTACGCAATGGACAGAGACAAACGCTGGGAAAGAGTTAAATTAGCGTACGACCTAATGGTAAACGGACTAGGAACTCATTCAAAAGATATTGTTGCTTCAATCGAAGCAAGTTACAATGATAATGTTACAGATGAATTTATCCACCCAACTTGTGTTGTAGGTGTTGATGATAAACCAATCGCTACTATTCAAGAAGATGATGTCGTTATCTTCTTCAACTTCAGAACTGATAGAGGTCGTGAATTGACTGAGGCGCTTTCGCAGCAAGATTTCCACGAGCAAAACATGCACAAATTGAACTTGTACTATGTTACTTTAACTAATTATGACGAAACTTACAGCAATGTAAAAGTGGTTTACAATAAAGACAACATCACAGAAACATTGGGTGAAGTTTTGGAAAAAGCAGGTAAAAAACAAATTCGTATTGCTGAGACTGAAAAATATCCTCACGTAACTTTCTTCTTTTCCGGAGGTCGTGAAGAGCCTTTTATTGGCGAAAGCCGTATCTTAAAAAACTCTCCTAAAGTAGCTACTTATGATTTGCAACCAGAGATGAGTGCAAATGAATTGACAGATGCTTTAGTTCCTGAAATCGAAAAAGGCGATGTTGATTTTGTATGTTTGAACTTTGCCAACGGAGATATGGTTGGGCATACCGGAATTATGGCAGCAGCTATCCTAGCCTGTGAAGCTGTTGACAAATGTGTGGAAAGAGTAATCAATGCTGCGGTCGCTAATGACTATACTGTATTAGTAATTGCAGATCACGGAAATTGTGAAACCATGATTAATCCTGACGGAAGTCCAAATACAGCACACACAACTAACCCTGTTCCTTTTATCTTAATTGATAAAGAAATCAAGAAAGTAAATGACGGAGTACTTGGTGATATTGCACCAACTATTCTTGAACTTATGGGAGTTGCAAAACCTACAGTTATGACACAACATTCTTTGTTATAG